A DNA window from Undibacterium sp. YM2 contains the following coding sequences:
- a CDS encoding 6-phosphofructokinase translates to MTASIKRIAISTGGGDAPGLNAVIRSVVLAAAQRGWECYGIREGFNGILLPERYPHNGVTRLTVDQVRGIGHLGGTILGTTNHGNPLRFATTMPDGSVQEIDRSADIHDYLKKMDIDALVCIGGDGTLTIANALHLQGLRVVGVPKTIDNDLDKTFTTFGFDTAVSFATECVDRLHSTAESHQRIMVVEVMGRYAGWIALHSGIAANAHAIVIPEIPYDIQKIAAMIRQRDANGRHYSIVLAAEGALPVGGQHLVQATAGNGYVERLGGVGEQLAHELQQLTGKEARAVVLGHLLRGGSPTAFDRLSAMRFGAAAVRALDEGHSGIMVALAFPNVNYVALEEVAGRMKAVPMDSDTLQTGRDIGICFGD, encoded by the coding sequence ATGACTGCAAGTATCAAGCGCATCGCCATCAGTACAGGTGGCGGCGACGCACCAGGTTTGAATGCAGTCATACGTTCAGTAGTACTGGCTGCGGCCCAACGTGGCTGGGAATGCTATGGCATACGTGAAGGATTCAACGGTATCCTGTTGCCTGAGCGTTACCCGCATAACGGCGTGACCCGCCTGACCGTAGATCAGGTACGCGGCATAGGGCATCTGGGTGGCACTATACTGGGCACCACCAATCATGGTAACCCGTTGCGCTTTGCCACTACCATGCCTGACGGCAGTGTGCAGGAAATCGACCGCAGCGCTGACATCCATGATTACCTGAAAAAAATGGATATCGATGCCCTGGTATGCATAGGTGGGGATGGCACACTGACGATTGCCAATGCCCTGCACCTGCAAGGCCTGCGTGTAGTGGGTGTACCCAAGACCATAGACAATGATCTTGACAAGACTTTTACCACTTTTGGCTTTGACACGGCGGTCTCGTTCGCGACTGAATGCGTAGATCGCCTGCACAGTACTGCAGAAAGCCACCAACGCATCATGGTGGTAGAAGTGATGGGACGCTATGCCGGCTGGATAGCGCTGCACTCTGGCATTGCTGCCAACGCACATGCGATCGTCATACCGGAAATACCGTATGACATACAAAAAATCGCAGCGATGATACGCCAGCGTGATGCAAATGGCCGCCACTATTCCATCGTACTGGCTGCCGAAGGAGCTTTGCCTGTCGGCGGCCAGCACCTGGTGCAGGCTACGGCCGGTAATGGTTATGTAGAGCGGCTGGGAGGGGTGGGAGAGCAACTGGCGCATGAGCTGCAGCAACTGACAGGAAAAGAGGCTCGTGCCGTCGTCCTGGGCCACCTTTTACGTGGCGGCAGCCCTACTGCGTTCGACCGCTTGTCAGCCATGCGCTTTGGTGCCGCTGCCGTGCGTGCCCTGGATGAAGGCCATTCTGGCATCATGGTCGCACTGGCTTTTCCCAACGTGAATTATGTGGCACTGGAAGAAGTGGCTGGCCGCATGAAAGCCGTGCCCATGGATAGTGATACTTTACAGACAGGGCGGGACATAGGTATCTGTTTTGGCGACTAA
- a CDS encoding DUF4214 domain-containing protein, which yields MANIKVTQRGMLITYTTEPSSNISTGPNGGYYKGLSTTIEWTGINLAYQDPNTVMPTGGTITSFTTTGANGTDQLSITGINYQVQASDLNLPLDQRLGKLLMGNDNWTGTTGNETFVYGLGNDNFDGGAGFDTLFTNVSASAFSIEKTGNDFTLTVTQKGTNITGQVSKLSNIERIQFPDKMIALDLDGNAGQAYRLYQAAFNRTPDKAGLGYWIGQLDKGAENLNHVAAGFVNSAEFKQMYGANISDNTFLTALYNNVLHRNPDQAGFDYWNGRISASMTRPDILASFSESTENIAQVIGQISHGIEYIPYN from the coding sequence ATGGCGAATATCAAAGTAACCCAGCGTGGCATGCTCATCACGTACACGACCGAACCTTCCAGCAATATTTCTACCGGCCCGAATGGCGGTTACTACAAGGGCCTGTCGACCACCATAGAATGGACAGGCATCAACCTTGCATATCAGGACCCGAATACCGTCATGCCTACCGGCGGCACCATCACTTCGTTCACAACGACGGGCGCGAATGGCACGGATCAGTTGAGCATTACCGGCATCAATTATCAGGTCCAGGCTTCAGACCTGAACCTGCCTCTTGACCAGCGCCTCGGTAAATTGTTGATGGGCAATGATAACTGGACAGGTACGACAGGCAACGAGACTTTTGTGTATGGTCTGGGCAATGACAATTTTGACGGCGGCGCAGGTTTTGACACGCTCTTCACCAATGTCTCAGCCAGTGCTTTTTCCATCGAAAAAACCGGCAATGACTTTACCCTGACCGTGACGCAGAAGGGCACGAATATCACCGGCCAGGTCAGCAAGCTCAGCAATATAGAGAGAATACAGTTTCCGGACAAGATGATTGCCCTGGACCTGGATGGCAACGCAGGCCAGGCTTATCGCCTCTACCAGGCAGCATTTAACCGTACGCCTGACAAGGCTGGCCTCGGTTACTGGATAGGCCAGCTCGACAAGGGGGCAGAAAACCTCAATCATGTGGCAGCAGGCTTCGTCAATTCGGCTGAATTCAAGCAAATGTATGGCGCCAATATTTCTGACAATACCTTCCTGACGGCACTGTACAACAATGTGTTGCACCGCAACCCTGACCAGGCAGGTTTTGATTACTGGAATGGCCGTATTTCTGCGAGCATGACGCGTCCGGACATCCTGGCCAGTTTCAGCGAAAGCACAGAAAACATTGCCCAGGTGATAGGACAAATTTCACACGGGATTGAATACATCCCCTACAATTAA
- a CDS encoding MBL fold metallo-hydrolase: MNPTVQSYFDTQTCTATHIVFDAPGGQAAVIDPVLNYEPKSGRTTTKSADQVLAFLATNNLQLQWLLETHAHADHLSGAQYLKEKAGGQIAIGEKITEVQKTFKTLFNLEQEFPVNGTQFDVLFAADAKFSIGRLTAQALYVPGHTPADVAYLIGDAIFVGDTLFMPDVGTARCDFPGGDASQLYHSIQKLLSFPPATRLFLCHDYPPAGREVCTQTTVASQKASNIHVRDGIAEADFVAMRGKRDAGLEMPYLLIPAIQVNIRAGAMPAAESNGVHYLKIPVNGL; this comes from the coding sequence ATGAACCCTACAGTACAAAGTTACTTTGATACGCAAACCTGCACTGCCACCCACATCGTATTTGATGCGCCCGGTGGCCAGGCAGCAGTGATAGACCCGGTACTGAATTACGAACCCAAGTCAGGGCGTACCACCACAAAATCTGCCGATCAGGTGCTGGCGTTCCTGGCGACTAATAACTTGCAACTGCAGTGGCTGCTGGAGACCCATGCCCACGCCGATCATTTATCGGGGGCACAGTACCTGAAAGAGAAGGCTGGCGGACAGATTGCGATAGGCGAAAAAATCACTGAAGTACAAAAGACCTTCAAGACCCTGTTCAATCTTGAACAGGAATTTCCTGTCAATGGCACGCAATTCGATGTGCTGTTTGCTGCAGATGCAAAATTCTCCATAGGCCGGTTAACTGCACAGGCGCTGTATGTTCCCGGCCACACCCCGGCTGATGTGGCCTACCTTATTGGTGATGCCATTTTTGTTGGCGATACCCTGTTCATGCCAGATGTGGGAACTGCACGTTGTGATTTTCCTGGAGGTGATGCCAGCCAGTTATATCACTCCATACAAAAACTCCTGTCCTTCCCGCCCGCGACCCGGCTGTTCCTGTGCCACGACTATCCACCTGCGGGCCGCGAAGTCTGCACGCAAACCACAGTCGCCAGCCAGAAGGCCAGCAATATCCATGTGCGCGACGGCATCGCTGAAGCAGACTTTGTGGCAATGCGGGGCAAGCGGGATGCCGGACTGGAAATGCCCTACCTGCTGATCCCGGCCATACAAGTCAACATACGTGCAGGGGCAATGCCAGCGGCTGAATCGAATGGTGTCCACTACCTCAAAATTCCGGTGAACGGACTTTGA
- a CDS encoding sulfite exporter TauE/SafE family protein → MLISAAELVVVLIGALVGLIMGLTGAGGGILAVPALVYTQGFSMQQAMPVALLAVSSAALIGAIEGLMRKLVRYRAAILMAVAGSLPTLLGVQVAHRMSQQWLMLVFALILGVVAVRLIVQLRSPECDDAQRAAMARINASTGRFEWSFKTGAVIAGIGAVSGFMTGLLGVGGGFVIVPMLRHYTNASMHVAVATSLLVVSIVGTMGVGSALLSGTHLPALLSAMFVATTVGGMLLARRIALQLPAKKVQMIFVALLLCVAVSLVYRAVA, encoded by the coding sequence ATGTTGATCTCTGCAGCAGAACTTGTCGTGGTGCTTATCGGTGCTTTGGTTGGCCTTATCATGGGCCTGACCGGGGCAGGTGGTGGCATACTGGCGGTGCCCGCGCTGGTGTATACCCAGGGCTTCAGCATGCAGCAGGCCATGCCTGTGGCCTTGCTGGCTGTCAGTAGCGCAGCCCTGATAGGCGCAATAGAAGGTCTTATGCGCAAACTAGTGCGTTACCGTGCTGCCATCCTGATGGCAGTGGCTGGCAGCTTGCCTACCCTGCTTGGCGTGCAGGTTGCCCATCGGATGTCCCAGCAATGGCTGATGCTGGTGTTCGCCCTGATACTGGGTGTGGTGGCGGTGAGGTTGATAGTGCAATTGCGTTCGCCTGAATGTGATGATGCGCAGCGTGCCGCCATGGCGCGTATTAATGCCAGTACTGGCCGCTTTGAATGGTCATTCAAGACCGGTGCCGTGATCGCTGGCATAGGCGCAGTATCCGGTTTCATGACAGGCTTGCTGGGTGTGGGTGGTGGCTTTGTCATCGTCCCCATGCTCAGGCATTACACCAATGCCAGCATGCATGTGGCGGTGGCGACTTCACTGCTGGTCGTCAGCATAGTCGGTACCATGGGAGTAGGGTCTGCCTTGCTGAGTGGTACCCACTTGCCAGCTTTGCTGTCAGCCATGTTTGTTGCGACTACGGTAGGTGGCATGTTGCTGGCAAGACGCATCGCCTTGCAGTTGCCAGCAAAAAAAGTACAGATGATTTTCGTTGCTTTGCTTTTGTGTGTTGCAGTGAGCCTGGTTTATCGTGCTGTGGCCTAG
- a CDS encoding helix-turn-helix transcriptional regulator, translated as MDGLSDQALIQIAHYFSALAEPTRLRILNCLREKEHNVGELAERCSCSQANVSRHLSTLAKHGLVAREGRGTSVYYHIADESIYALCDLVCGNVARQLESQAAILNGANMTNASRNLN; from the coding sequence ATGGACGGATTATCTGATCAGGCTTTGATACAGATTGCCCATTATTTTTCGGCGCTGGCTGAGCCTACCCGCTTGCGCATACTGAATTGCCTGCGCGAAAAAGAACACAATGTAGGTGAACTGGCCGAGCGTTGCTCCTGCTCGCAGGCGAATGTCTCACGCCACCTGTCCACCCTGGCCAAGCATGGCCTGGTAGCTCGCGAAGGCCGTGGTACTTCGGTGTATTACCATATCGCTGATGAGTCTATCTATGCACTGTGCGACCTGGTCTGCGGCAATGTTGCACGGCAACTGGAATCACAGGCAGCGATACTGAATGGTGCGAACATGACGAATGCCAGCCGCAACCTCAACTAG
- a CDS encoding efflux RND transporter periplasmic adaptor subunit has product MATQILHFHHLKQVLAAIFALFFLADVMAAELVVAEVRAGNTGGMITADGVVEAVRQTVIAAQISGAITELPAKAAGSMKAGQVLARIDGRAASQQAYASQAQVEAARAELQLASKDFERQKQLFARQYISQAQLDRAEAQFKSSSAAAHAQIAGAGAVQTQAGFYALTAPYAGRIADVYVSQGDMVTPGKALMTVFDPAALRVTASLPEASIARLVQGQTVTIEIPALPAAQRIVRLDKFTVLPVTDASTHTVQLRFELPAINNISGLAPGMFARLQLPVHTQDKTDAARLYVPASAIIRRAELWAVYVVGPQGKPLLRQIKPGPVMGNEQEVLAGVTAGEKVLLHPLTTMAAR; this is encoded by the coding sequence ATGGCCACCCAAATCCTTCATTTTCATCATCTCAAGCAAGTACTTGCTGCTATTTTTGCACTATTTTTTCTGGCTGATGTCATGGCGGCTGAACTGGTGGTGGCAGAGGTCAGGGCTGGCAACACGGGCGGCATGATCACCGCCGATGGTGTGGTAGAAGCGGTCAGGCAGACGGTGATCGCCGCCCAGATATCAGGTGCCATTACAGAATTGCCGGCAAAAGCGGCTGGCAGCATGAAAGCCGGGCAAGTGCTGGCCCGAATCGATGGCCGCGCTGCCAGCCAGCAGGCCTATGCCAGCCAGGCCCAGGTCGAAGCGGCGCGGGCAGAACTGCAACTGGCCAGCAAAGACTTCGAACGCCAGAAGCAACTGTTTGCCCGGCAATACATCAGCCAGGCGCAACTCGACAGGGCAGAGGCCCAGTTCAAATCTTCCAGCGCTGCTGCCCATGCGCAAATTGCCGGGGCTGGCGCGGTACAGACGCAGGCGGGCTTCTATGCATTAACGGCCCCTTATGCTGGACGCATCGCTGATGTCTATGTCAGTCAGGGAGATATGGTCACACCGGGCAAAGCCCTGATGACAGTGTTTGACCCAGCCGCGTTGCGTGTGACGGCAAGCTTGCCGGAGGCAAGCATCGCTCGCCTGGTACAGGGCCAAACGGTCACGATAGAGATACCTGCTTTGCCAGCTGCGCAACGCATAGTCAGGCTCGATAAATTCACTGTCTTGCCAGTGACTGACGCCAGCACCCATACCGTGCAATTGCGCTTTGAGCTTCCCGCCATCAATAATATAAGTGGGCTTGCACCCGGCATGTTTGCGCGTTTGCAATTGCCTGTTCATACACAGGACAAGACGGATGCTGCCCGCCTGTATGTACCAGCCAGTGCCATCATCCGGCGGGCAGAATTGTGGGCTGTTTATGTCGTCGGTCCGCAGGGCAAGCCCCTGCTCAGGCAAATCAAGCCCGGCCCGGTCATGGGTAATGAGCAGGAGGTGCTCGCAGGTGTCACAGCCGGTGAGAAAGTACTGCTCCACCCTTTGACGACAATGGCGGCACGCTGA
- a CDS encoding efflux RND transporter permease subunit: MNTLGHSGRIARFFQTAQITPLLALVAFLLGVFAIFVTPREEEPQINVTMANVLIPFPGASVRQVEQQVAIPAEQLLSQIANVEHVTSVSRPGMAIMTVQFQVGVPRTEALVRLYDLVHSKRDWLPASLGVQEAIVKPKGIEDVPIIALTLWSKNPQSAAYDLERVAHGMEAELKRVKGTRDISTIGGPGRAINIELDPARLAANGLTVADLQSSLQAVNLGLPAGELTRANQSIAIDAGPFLQDARAVSEVVVGVRAGKPVFMEDVAKVRDGALPASAYVWHGQTGKDAAEYPAVTIAISKQTGQNAVAVADAVKQRVAELRNTLIPADVEVSMTRNYGQTADDKAKKLIQKLLFATASVVALVFIALGRREAAIVGTAVILTLTVTLFASWAWGFTLNRVSLFALIFSIGILVDDAIVVVENIHRHQTLFPDQSLTDIIPAAVDEVGGPTILATLTVIAALLPMAFVSGLMGPYMSPIPINASMGMLLSLAIAFIVTPWLARMWMKPGHGKHESKVQKKIANIFARIFRPFLDERKGRVNGWKLTLVIFALIAMSIALPVLGWVHLKMLPFDNKSEFQVVVDMPAGSPVEKTAAVLRELGAYLSQVPEVADYQAYAGTAAPINFNGLVRQYYLRTGGEAGDLQVNLVDKHHRNEQSHAIASRLRPALQQIGQRFSANVKIVEVPPGPPVLAAIVAEIYGPTEEGRQQVAKAVRAVFNKTGGVVDVDDSSIVNAPRKVLLVDQRKAASLGISQAAIVTTLRAGLHGDAASYLHDESRYATAMQLQLPVSEQGSLDSLLNLNVRSAQGKLVPLRELVTISDTVREQPVFHKDGLAVNYVTADMAGATDSPLYGMFAMRGELAKIIAPDGGKLQEFFIQAPSDPYRGYSLKWDGEWQITYETFRDMGAAYAVGLVLIYLLVVAQFGSYLTPLIIMAPIPLTIIGVMPGHALLGAQYTATSMIGMIALAGIIVRNSILLVDFIRLQLSAGMAFREAVVSSAITRAQPIVLTGFAAMLGAFFILDDPIFNGLAISLIFGILVSTLLTLVVIPLLYYRTYKNHPDFQQGVSS, translated from the coding sequence ATGAACACTTTGGGACACTCTGGCCGCATCGCCCGGTTTTTTCAGACGGCACAAATCACACCCTTGCTGGCACTGGTCGCCTTTTTGCTTGGCGTTTTCGCCATCTTCGTCACGCCCCGTGAAGAGGAGCCGCAAATCAATGTGACCATGGCGAATGTGCTGATCCCTTTTCCGGGTGCCTCGGTCAGGCAGGTGGAACAGCAAGTGGCGATACCGGCAGAACAACTGCTGAGCCAGATCGCCAATGTAGAACATGTGACGTCGGTATCGCGCCCCGGCATGGCCATCATGACAGTGCAATTTCAGGTGGGAGTTCCACGTACGGAGGCACTGGTGCGCCTGTATGACCTGGTGCACAGCAAGCGCGACTGGTTGCCTGCCAGCCTGGGCGTGCAGGAGGCCATTGTCAAACCCAAGGGCATAGAGGATGTGCCCATCATCGCACTTACCTTATGGAGCAAGAATCCACAAAGCGCAGCCTATGATCTGGAACGGGTTGCCCATGGCATGGAGGCTGAACTCAAACGTGTCAAAGGCACTCGTGACATCAGCACTATTGGTGGCCCCGGACGCGCCATCAATATTGAACTCGACCCTGCCAGGCTGGCAGCGAATGGCCTGACCGTGGCAGATCTGCAAAGCAGCCTGCAAGCGGTAAACCTGGGTTTGCCTGCCGGTGAGCTGACGCGTGCTAACCAGAGCATTGCCATCGATGCCGGGCCCTTTCTGCAGGATGCACGCGCGGTATCAGAGGTGGTGGTCGGTGTCAGGGCCGGCAAGCCTGTCTTCATGGAAGATGTGGCAAAAGTAAGGGATGGCGCCTTGCCAGCCAGTGCTTATGTCTGGCATGGTCAGACCGGCAAAGACGCCGCTGAATATCCTGCTGTCACCATCGCCATCAGCAAGCAGACTGGCCAGAATGCAGTTGCCGTTGCCGATGCTGTCAAACAGCGGGTAGCAGAATTGCGCAATACCCTGATACCCGCCGATGTGGAAGTCAGCATGACGCGCAATTACGGCCAGACTGCAGATGACAAGGCCAAAAAACTCATACAGAAATTATTGTTTGCTACCGCCTCGGTCGTGGCCCTAGTCTTCATCGCACTGGGACGGCGCGAAGCAGCCATCGTTGGCACGGCCGTGATACTGACCCTGACAGTGACACTGTTTGCCTCCTGGGCCTGGGGTTTTACGCTGAACCGGGTATCCCTGTTCGCCCTGATTTTTTCCATAGGCATACTCGTCGATGATGCCATCGTCGTCGTTGAAAACATACACAGGCACCAGACACTGTTCCCGGATCAATCACTTACAGACATCATACCTGCTGCCGTCGATGAGGTCGGTGGCCCCACCATACTCGCGACCCTGACGGTGATTGCAGCGCTCCTGCCCATGGCCTTTGTCAGCGGCCTGATGGGCCCCTACATGAGCCCGATACCCATCAATGCCAGCATGGGTATGCTGTTGTCGTTGGCCATCGCCTTCATCGTCACGCCCTGGCTGGCACGCATGTGGATGAAACCGGGCCATGGCAAGCACGAGAGCAAAGTGCAGAAAAAAATAGCTAACATTTTTGCCCGGATATTTCGGCCCTTCCTTGACGAACGTAAGGGCCGGGTGAATGGCTGGAAGCTGACGCTGGTTATCTTTGCATTGATCGCGATGTCCATTGCTTTGCCAGTGCTCGGCTGGGTGCATTTGAAGATGCTGCCGTTTGATAACAAGTCAGAATTCCAGGTCGTTGTTGATATGCCTGCGGGTAGCCCGGTAGAAAAAACAGCAGCAGTCTTGCGCGAACTCGGTGCCTATTTGTCGCAAGTGCCGGAGGTGGCTGACTACCAGGCCTACGCAGGAACTGCCGCGCCCATCAATTTCAATGGCCTGGTGCGTCAATACTATTTACGTACAGGTGGTGAGGCCGGTGACTTGCAGGTGAACCTGGTTGACAAGCATCACCGCAACGAGCAGAGCCATGCCATCGCCAGTCGCCTGCGTCCGGCACTCCAGCAAATCGGCCAGCGCTTTTCAGCCAATGTAAAAATAGTGGAAGTGCCACCCGGCCCGCCCGTGCTGGCAGCCATCGTCGCAGAAATTTATGGTCCAACAGAAGAAGGCAGGCAGCAGGTAGCGAAAGCAGTGCGTGCCGTTTTCAACAAGACCGGCGGTGTAGTCGATGTTGATGACAGCAGTATCGTCAATGCGCCACGCAAGGTCTTGCTGGTAGACCAGCGCAAGGCTGCAAGCCTGGGCATCAGCCAGGCTGCTATCGTCACTACCCTGCGTGCCGGTTTGCACGGTGACGCTGCGAGCTATCTGCATGATGAGAGCAGGTATGCGACTGCGATGCAGCTACAATTGCCAGTCAGCGAACAAGGCAGTCTCGACAGTTTGCTGAACCTGAATGTCAGGTCGGCACAGGGCAAGCTGGTGCCCCTGCGTGAACTGGTGACTATCTCGGACACTGTGCGTGAACAGCCGGTGTTTCATAAAGACGGTCTGGCGGTTAATTATGTGACTGCCGACATGGCCGGTGCGACCGACAGCCCGCTGTACGGCATGTTTGCCATGCGCGGCGAACTGGCAAAAATCATTGCCCCCGATGGTGGCAAACTCCAGGAATTTTTTATCCAGGCCCCGTCTGATCCCTACCGCGGATACAGCCTGAAATGGGATGGTGAATGGCAGATCACGTATGAAACTTTCCGTGACATGGGTGCAGCCTATGCAGTAGGTCTGGTGCTTATTTATCTGCTGGTTGTGGCGCAGTTTGGCTCTTACCTGACGCCTTTGATCATCATGGCGCCAATACCGCTGACCATCATAGGCGTCATGCCTGGCCACGCTTTGCTGGGGGCACAATATACCGCGACGAGCATGATAGGCATGATTGCCCTGGCTGGCATCATCGTCAGGAATTCTATCTTGCTGGTGGATTTTATCCGGCTGCAATTGTCGGCTGGCATGGCATTCCGTGAGGCGGTTGTCAGTTCTGCCATCACCCGGGCGCAGCCGATAGTCCTGACAGGTTTTGCTGCCATGCTCGGTGCCTTCTTCATTCTCGACGATCCCATCTTCAATGGCCTGGCGATCTCGCTGATTTTCGGCATCCTGGTATCGACCCTGCTGACCCTGGTAGTGATACCGCTGTTGTATTACCGCACTTATAAAAATCACCCTGATTTTCAACAAGGAGTTTCATCATGA
- a CDS encoding DUF2892 domain-containing protein: MTSWQIVRIVAGCFILLSLALGMPGSPLFVDQWWLAFTAFVGVNLLQSGITKWCLMESILRKLGVRAGN; encoded by the coding sequence ATGACTAGCTGGCAAATCGTTCGTATCGTTGCAGGATGCTTTATTCTACTTAGCCTGGCGCTGGGCATGCCCGGCAGCCCCTTGTTTGTTGATCAATGGTGGCTGGCTTTCACCGCTTTTGTCGGCGTCAACCTGTTGCAGAGTGGTATCACCAAATGGTGCCTGATGGAAAGTATATTGCGCAAGCTGGGTGTGCGGGCGGGCAACTGA
- a CDS encoding queuosine precursor transporter, producing MTRPLASYKYYDFVMAAFVTVLLCSNLIGAAKAAQVTLPILGTVTFGAGVLFFPISYIFGDVLTEVYGYGRDRRVIWAGFGAVLFAAVMSVVVLALTPAADPFNTEYQTHLNAVFGNTPRIILGSVTAFWCGSFVNSYVLAKMKVAMEGRHLWMRTIGSTICGEFVDSSLFYVIAFYGIWSDSQLITVMVAQYVLKTSWEVIMTPVTYKVVAFLKRKENEDYYDKDTNFTPFQLKV from the coding sequence ATGACACGCCCACTTGCCAGTTATAAATATTATGATTTTGTTATGGCAGCCTTTGTCACCGTCCTGTTATGTTCGAATCTCATCGGCGCGGCCAAGGCTGCGCAAGTGACCTTGCCGATACTGGGGACTGTGACGTTTGGTGCGGGCGTCCTGTTCTTCCCTATCTCTTATATCTTTGGCGATGTATTGACCGAAGTATATGGCTATGGGCGCGACCGCCGTGTAATCTGGGCAGGTTTTGGGGCGGTATTATTTGCCGCCGTCATGTCGGTGGTGGTACTGGCACTGACACCGGCTGCCGACCCCTTCAATACTGAATACCAGACCCACCTTAATGCGGTATTTGGTAATACGCCAAGGATCATTCTGGGTTCGGTCACGGCATTCTGGTGTGGCAGCTTTGTGAACAGCTATGTGCTGGCCAAGATGAAGGTTGCCATGGAAGGCAGGCATTTGTGGATGCGCACCATAGGCTCGACGATATGTGGCGAGTTTGTTGATTCCAGCCTGTTTTATGTGATTGCCTTTTATGGCATCTGGTCAGACAGCCAGTTGATCACCGTCATGGTGGCGCAATATGTGCTGAAAACCAGCTGGGAAGTCATCATGACACCAGTGACTTATAAGGTAGTCGCCTTCCTCAAGCGCAAGGAAAATGAAGATTACTATGACAAGGATACGAATTTCACACCCTTCCAGTTAAAGGTTTGA
- a CDS encoding HD-GYP domain-containing protein: MCAAPITVDVPVEQLCIGLYVHLDMSWLEHSFALNSFKIKSQDEITAIRHLGLKTIRVSPAKSDNRPLPPPPKTAEVAEPEPVMTPSPEELALIAEKKSRIERLVRERNAIAQCEKQLLKAASTLKNITRNLFSRPQESVREAEQLVQQMLDSLLVDKDIAIHLMNDKIVGEEAYYHSLNVAVLTMMLAKELAFSEDDIRQLGMGCMFHDIGKIEIPDRIVNKSFALTKAEQNLLQMHSHYGQQIGEKLNLPKGVIDIIAQHHEMADGSGYPQQLKAERISPLARIVAITNTYDNLCNKPNPADSLSPYEAMSYMFANQRKQFDAAALNLFIRCMGVYPPGTIVKLSDGTLGMVVAVNSGKPLRPSVLIYDPSVPKSEAIILDLIHEPILDITASLKPGQLAPEVYDYLSPRKRMTYFFDTQKAENQKRP; encoded by the coding sequence ATGTGCGCAGCCCCAATCACTGTTGATGTTCCCGTTGAACAATTATGTATAGGCTTGTATGTGCATCTTGACATGTCCTGGCTTGAACACTCGTTTGCGCTCAATAGTTTCAAGATCAAGAGCCAGGATGAGATCACGGCGATCAGGCATCTGGGTCTGAAAACCATCAGGGTCAGCCCGGCCAAATCAGATAACCGCCCTTTGCCACCGCCACCCAAAACGGCGGAGGTGGCCGAGCCCGAACCGGTCATGACACCGAGCCCGGAAGAGCTGGCCTTGATAGCGGAGAAAAAATCACGCATAGAAAGGCTGGTCAGGGAACGCAATGCCATCGCCCAGTGCGAAAAGCAATTGTTGAAGGCAGCCAGTACGCTCAAGAATATTACCCGTAACCTGTTTTCCCGTCCGCAGGAATCGGTGCGCGAAGCTGAGCAACTGGTGCAGCAAATGCTGGATTCTTTGCTCGTTGATAAAGACATCGCCATTCATCTCATGAATGACAAGATAGTCGGTGAAGAAGCTTATTATCATTCGCTCAATGTCGCCGTACTGACCATGATGCTGGCAAAGGAACTGGCCTTTTCCGAGGACGACATCCGGCAACTCGGCATGGGTTGCATGTTCCACGACATAGGCAAGATAGAAATTCCTGACCGCATCGTCAACAAAAGCTTTGCGCTGACCAAGGCGGAGCAAAACCTCTTGCAGATGCACAGCCATTATGGCCAGCAGATAGGCGAGAAACTGAACTTGCCAAAAGGCGTCATTGACATCATCGCGCAGCATCATGAAATGGCCGATGGCAGTGGTTATCCACAACAACTGAAGGCAGAACGCATTTCGCCGCTGGCACGCATCGTTGCCATCACCAATACCTATGACAACCTGTGCAATAAACCCAACCCGGCTGATTCCCTGAGTCCGTATGAAGCCATGTCCTATATGTTTGCCAACCAGCGCAAGCAATTCGACGCTGCAGCCCTGAACCTGTTCATACGCTGCATGGGGGTTTATCCGCCAGGTACCATCGTCAAACTCAGCGACGGCACCCTGGGCATGGTGGTGGCAGTCAATTCCGGTAAACCGCTGCGCCCCAGCGTATTGATCTATGACCCCAGTGTTCCCAAGTCCGAAGCCATCATCCTTGACCTGATACACGAACCCATACTCGACATCACCGCCAGCCTCAAGCCCGGCCAGCTGGCACCGGAAGTGTATGACTACCTGAGTCCACGCAAGCGCATGACTTATTTCTTTGATACGCAAAAGGCAGAAAACCAGAAGCGCCCATAA